Proteins encoded by one window of Pecten maximus chromosome 15, xPecMax1.1, whole genome shotgun sequence:
- the LOC117344241 gene encoding uncharacterized protein LOC117344241: protein MYTGTGEVRNYGQVSNARVHPTNMQHGLVYQMRKSRGINWTHDEKVFLVNLCAARARIIEEKRSDSNTLRMKAACWKVIYDQFSTRFGRKRTLVRIKEQWKRMKLATRAEQRDRDQEILDSSTGNGSSNTQEPVPTKYYGESAEIIAKVKQILNEVASSTFDNCIPVSQNDISIGETNAILDDISRFSDHVTGEMQSNVELPVSEPEPMVIKIEIDDNEDAENYHDSGENKNKSNTSPELLTSVIDFNSLEEIGHGRHDNSEPTLEHGHTPASSYSHLSTDDVTQIKFSTDIISNTGTSTPEVNKSLYDPEQSFEQWGNFRKMKTTNSQKSDQDITNVSSSIVDNMRLEYARIEHEKKMEYLRKEHEIKMEILNTKRETARAKLRKANFKLSLTGSNVPM from the exons ATGTATACCGGCACAGGGGAGGTAAGAAATTATGGACAAGTTTCAAACGCAAGAGTGCACCCGACGAATATGCAACACGGACTGGTGTACCAGATGCGAAAGTCAAGAGGAATCAACTGGACACACGACGAAAAG GTATTCCTCGTGAACCTTTGTGCGGCTAGAGCTCGAATAATCGAGGAGAAAAGGTCCGACAGTAATACTTTGAGGATGAAGGCCGCATGTTGGAAGGTCATTTATGACCAATTTTCTACCAGGTTTGGGCGAAAACGGACACTGGTGCGGATTAAAGAACAGTGGAAGCGAATGAAACTCGCTACACGTGCTGAACAGCGAGACAGAGATCAGGAGATACTGGACTCATCCACCGGAAACGGAAGTTCTAATACACAGGAACCTGTACCCACAAAATATTACGGGGAGTCAGCCGAAATAATAGCCAAAGtgaaacaaatattaaatgaagttgCTAGTTCCACGTTTGATAATTGTATTCCGGTTTCTCAAAACGACATATCTATTGGGGAAACGAATGCAATCTTAGACGATATTTCACGATTTTCGGACCACGTGACCGGAGAGATGCAGTCAAATGTCGAACTTCCTGTTTCGGAACCTGAGCCAATGGtgattaaaattgaaattgacGACAACGAGGACGCCGAGAACTACCATGACAGCggagaaaataaaaacaaatccaaCACCTCACCAGAGCTACTGACAAGTGTAATAGATTTTAACAG tcTTGAAGAAATTGGCCATGGCCGACACGATAATAGTGAACCCACACTAGAACATGGACACACGCCAGCTTCCAGTTATAGTCATCTTTCAACGGATGACGTTACTCAGATCAAGTTCTCTACCGATATTATTTCAAATACCGGCACTTCAACACCGGAAGTGAATAAGTCGTTATATGATCCAGAACAATCATTCGAACAGTGGGGAAATTTCCGGAAAATGAAAACAACCAACTCACAAAAGAGTGACCAAGATATCACGAATGTTTCAAGTTCAATTGTGGACAACATGAGGTTGGAGTATGCTAGGATCGAACACGAGAAGAAAATGGAATACTTAAGAAAGGAACATGAAattaaaatggaaattttgaaTACAAAAAGAGAGACAGCGAGGGCAAAGCTGAGAAAGGCAAACTTCAAACTTTCTTTAACGGGTTCAAATGTACCAATGTAA
- the LOC117343533 gene encoding uncharacterized protein LOC117343533 codes for MAQAKYIGTEKVSSPGVDGPNLVEGRDETSGIPHLHFSFIIHSFIPRRFLEVQYAIKTATVFGCFGEGMRLPSIVHEREDGIFVKKKFCKDPDVLFYHTKDVVLGFPGSIEPDNSNYVISTESVHIGYCRLKVLDNGNNMAHLDLQVNKKGVTYLSNAKSKKKFEERLNMNKRAIESMLDSLMNQGTNGFDMKFSDVFSGVPAKSLDLGNRPHTTMGLRGMLASSKKDRESKVRADQESGLINEVESDEVGHELAFSYPAWPPMAGEFQTRKRPNNWPSKGTVEKVLAMGIHIVPMANGASSAADIEWRMSFAAAEKKLILEEIDDSQRQCYLLLYLLCLHTFSEGLILPSHLKAAFLYTCEEIDPRMWHRNPAHSCFVVFDRIIDGVRQKNIPCYFLRKNNMIDHLSDLQLSQLERRLMSIRKSPAEELFSLAENYTLLDVFPYNIDIKSVFAPTMGDAKKYENKGQAPDAVEVFLKTSNTISNGFYHEFGYDHCASILDDIVDYLVDPVLGHKEAEKQREYIPHLLNQRNIEFSNDISPSEIWKPITFSRYLIRRYVEGNTGSGLFEHLACLYHAAANIFKENKVPLLREADEMFQQALHREGEGHGPGMFVEYAQFLCSSGRHEEAVPHLLTVISSESENPVCANYYGQMEIYVVDDFVRKEIEVRGYVEVLSIVYAYYLLVDSFVQLKKQKGMSGLVNDFEQLCERLKDSMAFSLFGYAMKKAGDNSRAGKAFKKAVDLEPSNKLAKVQISAKPTPTGSDVIPKTGNGGKLVKANGSDGNKSDSGSGSTGSSKKSSGSDDRKSKAGLVKKGSRKGKKK; via the coding sequence ACGGAGAAGGTTTCATCACCCGGCGTCGACGGCCCAAACCTTGTGGAGGGACGAGATGAAACTAGCGGGATTCCTCATCTACATTTCTCATTCATCATACATTCGTTCATTCCACGTCGTTTCCTAGAAGTTCAATACGCCATAAAGACAGCGACGGTGTTTGGCTGTTTCGGAGAGGGGATGCGTCTACCCTCTATTGTCCACGAAAGAGAGGATGGAATCTTTGTCAAGAAGAAGTTTTGCAAAGACCCGgatgtattgttttatcataCTAAGGATGTTGTACTGGGATTTCCGGGATCCATTGAACCTGATAACAGTAACTATGTGATTTCTACGGAGAGTGTGCATATAGGTTATTGTCGTCTTAAGGTACTAGACAATGGCAACAACATGGCACATTTAGACTTACAAGTGAATAAGAAGGGGGTGACCTATCTCAGTAATGCGAAGTCAAAGAAGAAGTTTGAGGAGAGACTAAATATGAATAAAAGGGCTATAGAATCTATGTTAGACTCGCTGATGAACCAAGGAACTAATGGATTTGATATGAAATTCAGTGATGTATTTTCTGGCGTTCCTGCTAAGTCTTTAGATCTTGGCAATCGTCCTCATACAACGATGGGATTGCGCGGGATGCTAGCAAGTTCGAAAAAGGACCGTGAAAGTAAGGTGAGAGCCGATCAGGAAAGCGGTCTAATAAACGAAGTGGAGTCAGACGAAGTCGGACACGAGCTTGCATTTTCGTATCCGGCTTGGCCTCCGATGGCGGGAGAATTCCAGACGAGGAAACGTCCGAATAACTGGCCAAGCAAGGGGACGGTTGAAAAGGTGTTAGCCATGGGAATTCATATTGTTCCCATGGCAAATGGGGCCTCTTCTGCGGCCGACATCGAGTGGCGTATGTCGTTCGCCGCGGCGGAAAAGAAGCTAATTTTAGAAGAAATAGACGATTCACAGAGACAGTGTTATCTGCTGTTGTACCTTCTTTGTCTACATACTTTCTCCGAGGGATTAATTCTGCCCTCTCACCTAAAGGCTGCATTCCTTTACACGTGTGAAGAAATTGATCCGCGGATGTGGCATAGAAATCCCgcacacagctgtttcgtcgtTTTCGACAGGATTATAGACGGTGTTAGGCAGAAAAATATACCATGTTATTTCCTCAGAAAGAATAATATGATTGACCACCTTTCTGATCTTCAGTTGTCTCAACTTGAAAGGAGACTGATGAGCATACGCAAGAGCCCAGCCGAAGAGTTATTTTCTCTGGCGGAAAACTACACCCTCCTGGATGTTTTCCCCTATAATATTGACATTAAGAGTGTATTTGCTCCGACCATGGGGGATGCCAAGAAATACGAAAACAAGGGCCAGGCACCGGATGCTGTGGAAGTGTTTCTCAAGACAAGTAACACCATAAGCAACGGATTCTACCATGAGTTCGGATATGATCATTGCGCCTCCATTCTGGACGACATCGTGGATTACTTGGTGGATCCGGTGTTAGGTCATAAAGAGGCTGAGAAACAACGGGAGTACATCCCGCATCTCCTGAACCAGAGGAATATTGAATTCAGCAACGACATCTCTCCAAGTGAGATCTGGAAACCAATCACATTCAGTCGTTATCTGATCCGGAGATACGTGGAGGGAAACACGGGATCTGGACTTTTCGAGCATCTTGCATGCTTGTATCACGCGGCGGCGAACATATTCAAAGAGAACAAAGTACCGCTCCTTCGCGAAGCTGACGAGATGTTCCAACAAGCACTTCATCGCGAAGGAGAAGGACACGGGCCGGGGATGTTCGTCGAATATGCGCAGTTCCTGTGTTCTTCTGGCCGGCACGAGGAGGCAGTTCCTCATCTTTTGACGGTTATTTCGAGTGAAAGCGAAAACCCAGTATGCGCAAATTACTACGGGCAGATGGAGATATATGTTGTCGATGACTTCGTGAGAAAGGAAATCGAAGTGAGAGGCTACGTGGAGGTTCTATCTATTGTGTACGCCTATTATCTCCTCGTCGACAGCTTTGTTCAGCTGAAGAAGCAGAAGGGTATGTCCGGATTGGTCAATGATTTCGAACAGCTGTGTGAGCGTTTAAAAGACTCGATGGCGTTTTCATTATTTGGTTATGCTATGAAGAAGGCCGGGGATAACAGTCGCGCAGGTAAGGCCTTTAAGAAGGCAGTAGACCTGGAACCGTCAAATAAACTGGCCAAAGTTCAGATTTCTGCAAAACCGACGCCAACAGGAAGTGACGTAATTCCGAAAACTGGGAATGGTGGCAAATTAGTTAAAGCAAATGGAAGCGATGGGAACAAATCCGACAGCGGAAGTGGAAGTACCGGTAGTTCGAAAAAGAGTTCTGGGAGTGATGATCGTAAATCAAAAGCCGGCTTAGTGAAAAAAGGAAGTCGCaaaggaaaaaagaaatga